Proteins from a genomic interval of Rhodococcus rhodochrous:
- a CDS encoding DUF2752 domain-containing protein produces MAIVVGAVAVCAAVAWADPTTPGGVIPPCPTYSLFGILCPGCGSSRMLYSLVHLDVPAALHYNALGLVALAVLTAVFGLWTWGRVRGTPMPRWTRYRWTPHLVLALTAVWFVVRNIPVAPFTALRI; encoded by the coding sequence ATGGCGATCGTCGTGGGTGCGGTCGCGGTGTGCGCAGCGGTGGCGTGGGCCGACCCGACCACGCCGGGTGGGGTCATCCCGCCGTGCCCCACCTATTCACTGTTCGGAATCCTGTGTCCCGGTTGCGGTTCGTCACGGATGTTGTACTCACTCGTCCATCTCGACGTACCGGCAGCGTTGCACTACAACGCCCTCGGTCTCGTCGCGCTGGCCGTGCTCACCGCGGTCTTCGGTCTGTGGACGTGGGGCCGGGTGCGGGGCACACCGATGCCGCGATGGACGCGATACCGGTGGACCCCGCACCTCGTGCTGGCCCTGACGGCGGTGTGGTTCGTCGTGCGCAACATCCCGGTCGCGCCGTTCACCGCCCTACGGATCTGA